A region of the Kiloniellales bacterium genome:
TTGTCGATCGGGGCGGCCTCCACCTTGTTGATCGCCAGGCCGGCGGTCGCCGCGCCTTCGATCACGACCGTCTTGCCCAGGTCGGAATCCGAAAAGGTGACGCCCGCCGACGAAAGCGTCGCGGAGCCCGCGGTCACCGTGCCGTCGCCGTGGCCGGCGGAAGCGTCGCCGACGGCGCCGAAGGCCTTGACGTTCTCCCGGTCGGAGAACCAGTCGGCCAAGGCCCGCGCCGAGCCGGCGCCGGCCGCCCGGATCGTCTGGTCGTCGGCCGAGACGTTGACCGGATCGATCGTTCTGACCGTCGCGCCGCCGGCATCGGCCAGCACCACCTTGTAGTCGCGGGCCCGAAGATAGATCGGCGCGAAGCGCCCGGCGGAGTCCGCCACCAGCGGGTTGCTGTGGGCGACGCTGCATTTCTACCTGCCCGGCACCTCGACGCCCCTCGACACTTTTGCCGACCACGATCTGACGGTCGCCCATAGCAACCCGGTGGTGGCGGACTCCGCCGGGCGCTTCGCGCCGATCTATCTTCAGGCCCGCGACTACAAGGTGGTGCTGGCCGATGCCGGCGGCGCAACGATCAGAACGATCGATCCGGTCAACGTCTCGGCCGGCGACCAGACGATCCGGGCGTCGGGCGCCGGCTCGGCGCGGGCGCTGGCCGACTGGTTCTCCGACCGGGAGAACGTGAAGGGCTTCGGCGCGGTAGGCGACGCTTCGGCCGGCCACGGCGACGGCACGGTGACCGCGGGTTCCGCGACGCTCTCGTCGGCGAGCGTCACCTTCTCGGATGCCGACCTGGGCAAGACGGTCGTGATCGAGGGCGCGGCGACCGCCGGCCTCGCGGTCAACAAGGTGGAGGCCGCCCCGATCGACAATGCCGCGCGGTTCGACGCCGCCGTGTCTTCCTCGCTCGACCTGACCGCCGCCTTGAACGATCCCGTGACGGGCGACGTGGCGCCCTTTCCGGCCGACATGGCCGTGGGCGACCTCTTCGTGATCGGCCACCGGGCGCCATTCTCCGCGCTGACCTTCGAGATCGGCACCCCGGGTGAGGGCGGTACGGTCGTCTGGAAGTACTGGGACGGCGCGGCCTGGACGGCGCTGAGCAACGTGACCGACGGCACCGCGGGCTTCACCGCCGCCGCCGGCGGCCACGGACTCTCTTTCGACAAGCCGGGTGACTGGGCGCCGCGGGTGTTCAATCCGGGCGCCAACGGCGATGCGCTCTACTACGTCGCGGCCGAGCTCACGGCGGTCTACGCGACCGCCCCGGTTCTGGACCGGGGCGCCATCGACGACGGCGAGATCCGCATCACCACGGCGGCGGACCACGGGCTCCAGGAGGGCCAGACCGTCACGGTCCGGGACGTCGCCGGCGCGGGCGAGGCGAACGGCAGCTTCACGATCCGCGCGGTCGACGCCGCCCGCCTCGACCTGGCTGGCTCCGCCTTCGGCGCCGCCCACAGCGGCGGCGGCACGGTCCATGGACGCCTGATCACCACCATCGCCTCGACCCTGGACGGCGCCGCCCACCTGGCGGACGAGGCGGGCGCCTCGATTGCCGGCTCGGCGCGCTTCCTCTACGGCACCGACGACAGCCTCGCGGTCGGCGCGGCGGTCGACCGGGCGCTTGTCACCGGCAAGCCTCTGTGGCTGCCCAAGGGCGCCTACCTGGTCGCGGGCCTGAGCCGCACGGCGACGGCGGAACTGCGCCTCCTGATGGACCCCGGCGCGACCCTGCTGGGCGTCGCCCAGGGCGATCCCGACGGTGCGGGGACGCCGCTGTTCCGGATGCGGGCCGGACTGGTGCTCGACGGCACGGGCGGGGCCTTCGAGAACCTGGGGCCGGTCTTCGTCTGGGACGGCCACGCGGGCGACGTGGAACGGGTCGTCGTGCGGGGCGTCACCTTCAAGGACACGGGCTATCCGCTGCGCTGGGTCGACCAGGGCAACGGCCGGGGGATCACCGGGGTGCTGGCGGTCGAGGGCTGCCGGCTGGAGAATTGCCGCGACGGGATCCACTTCGCGGTCGACAAGCTGGCCGCCACGCGGATTGCCGGCAACCGCATGAAGGCCATCGGCTCGCGGTCCGTGGCGACCGCCGACGGCATCCACCTGGGCAACGAGGACGCGCTTCACTACGAGTCGCGCCAGGGCGCCGTGGTGGCGGACAACCTCATCGAGCGGGTGACCGGCGCGGGCGAGACCCATGGCATCTCGGCCCGCATGGGCCGGGTCTCGATCAGCGGCAACACGATCAAGGGCGTCGCCTCGACCGACAACAGCGACGAGGAGGCGATCTACGTCAAGGCGCGGGACTCCGTGATCTCGGGCAATATCGTGATCGACGGCGGCAGCGCCGGCAACGGCATGATCGCGGTCAAGGGCGAGAAGCGGGGCTCGGCCGACACGCCGGGCCACTCGGTCATCGTCGCGAACAACGTGGTGCGCAACACCGGCGAAGACGCGGCGGTCGGGATCGGGATCGTCGAGGAGGACGTCCAGTGCATCGGCAACCGGGTCGAAGGCAACTTCCAGCGGCCGATCTACGTCTCCGGCATGCCGGGCCAGCCCTCCTCGGGACGGATCCAGGTTTCCCTGAACCAGATCTACGGCGTCTCCCACGGCAGCGAGAACATTAAGTGTATTGACGTAGCTGCGCCCGCGCGCGAGTTGGTGATCACCCAGAATGTCATGTCGCAGATCAGCACCATCGTGTTGAACAAATCTGTAATTGGGATCCGCTTGGACACCACGCTCGGCGACACGGGGGACATAGAAAACATCCTGATTTCCGAGAACGTCATGCGAGACCTGACCGCGACCGGTGGCGCGTCAGCGGATTCTTTTGGGATGGAGCTTGATGTTGGCAGCGTTTCCGGTGACCGGATGATTCAGCTTTTTGCTCATCACAATCTTTTCGACAACATGGACAGAGGAATCGTTCTCGTAGGCACAACACGACCTTCAGATATGATTGACTGCCGGGTAGAGAGCAATTCGGGACGGAACATAACTGGTTGGTTGGTAGACAACCAAATCAACTACCCGCTCCGCTACCACGAGCGTGGCAATACACTGGATGGTGTGCGGCAGCATGGGATTGGCGAAGTCGTCCCATACGAAGTAACGGTGAACTACGGCAGCCTGACTTCTGGCGGAGTGTTGCGGATTGTTGACGGTTTCCAACAGCAGCGCTTCAAGGTGCGCGAGATCTTCCTGTCAGGCGACGGGACGAACTTTTCGGGCGGCAACCGTAATATTGAGGTGTTCTCTGCCTCGCTCAACTTCACTGTCATACCGGCCGGGATCGCCCAAGCTTTAACGGCTGCCCGATGGGGAGACACAGGTGCACCATATCCGTCGCTTGCCTCGGAGTTCTTTGCCGAAACCGGCGACGGTGCGGACCTCAATGTCCGCTATCAGGGCGGCACCACGGACTACACAGCAGGGGAACTTAGGCTTCTCGTCATGTTGGAGCGGACTCGTTAGCCGACTCATCGTGGCGCAGCCCCGGTGTTTCCCAACGATGGTGACTGGTAGCTTCCGCCCAAGGTTCCCCAGCCCAACCTGAACGGAGAAGACAATGCGCCCTTCGTTACTGCTCGCCGCCCTTGTGGCGGCGTTTTCGTTTTGCGCCCAGGCTCAGGCCCGGAACTGTGTCCCGCGCCAGGACGCGCTCTCGATGCTCGCCAGGAACCACGGCGAGACGCCGGCGCAGATCGGCGTCAGCAACAACGGCGCCCTGGTCGAGGTTCTGACCAGGCCCGACGGCGCCACCTGGTCGATACTCGTGACCACGCCCGGCGGCCTGTCCTGCCTGGTGGCGGCCGGAGAAGGCTGGCGGCAGGTTCGGCCCGATGCCGGCGAACCGACCGCTGGCGGGCCGGAGTCCTGAACCCGTGAACGGGCAGCCCCTCGACGGTGCGCGCTGGGTCTGGGCGTCCCTCGTCTCCGCCGCCTCGATCACCTCGGGCTGGCACGGCTGGCTGACCGGCGAGAACGCCATCACCGCGCTCGGCATCCTGGTCGCCCTGCTCACCGTGGTGGAGCGGTTCTACACCATCCGCATCAAGCGCCGGCAGTTGAGATCACCCAACGACTGAGATCCCCCAGCAACTGAGACTTCACCGTTGCGCCGGCTCGGGCGGACCCGGGCGCGAAGCGCCCTGACCGAGCCGAAGTATCCGATCCACCGGCCGCCGCGCGCCCGCGCGGGCCGCACTTTTTCATGGAGGAGCCTTCGCATGGAAGAAAGTCTGTCTCGTTTCAACAAGGCCACGGCCGCGGCGATCGCGACGGCGGTGACCACGGTTCTCGGGGCCTTCTGGGCGCCCGCGCCGGACGTCCTGGCGGCGGTCAACACCCTGATCGTGGCCGGGCTGGTCTACCTCGTCCCCAACCAGGAGTGAGCCCATGAAAGCGCCCACGAGATTTGCTGTCCCGGCCGTCCTTTTGGGCGGCCTTTTTCTGTCCGCCTGCGCCCAGGACATGGGCGGCATCACCAGGGTCGACTACGACGCCGAGACCGGCGACATCGCCTATGTCAGCGGCAAGGAGGCCGCCGCGCTCAGCGTGACCTTCGACCGCGCGCCCGACGGGACCGTGACGGCGGCGGTCAGCGCCGGCGACGTCACGGCCTTCGAAGGCCAGGCGATCCAGGCCGAACGGATCGCGTCCCAGACCGACGCGATCACCCGGGGCATCCGGGAAGCGCTGCCGGAGATCGTGAAGGCCGCGCTCTGCGGCGCGGGGATCGCCACGGCGTGCTAGAGCAGATTATGTTTAGATGGAACCACTTCGTGGTTTCCAACTAAACATGTGAATCCGCTCTACATCCTGCGTTTAAAGCAGATTCACCGGGTTGATGGATCGCCCGTGGCGATTCCATCAAACCCGGATCTGCTCTAGCGGCTTTCGGAGCCGTGATTGGATCGCGCAACCGGACCAGGCGTCGGCCCCCTTGCGGGGGCCGTCGCTCTTTTGCGTTCCCGGCGAGTGATGGTGAGAGATGGGCCTAACTCGTCTCCTCCCGGGACGGTTCGCACCACCGTCTCGCTGTGACGCTGCGCTTCAGGTCGGATACCCGCAGCTGGACTATGCCGTCATCGAGGCGCCGGCCGCGCAGCAGGCACCAGAGGTGGCGGAAGGGGTTGTACGGGCGTTCCATGGGCGGAGCCGGACCACAGGGCGCGGACGGTCGGTCAGCCGACAAGCGCCCTGGTTGCGTGTTTCGGCGGCCTTCCCGCCGTGGCCGTCGGAGCGTCCGGGAACCTCGGGGCAGTTATCCGATCGGAGATCGAGGTGCCGGTGTGCAACAAGGCTGCAAAAAAATCTATGACAGAGTCGTGCACACAGGGGTATGCTTTGGTAGACGAGCATGATTTTTGAAACCGCGATACTGCATTGAGTTAGTCATTTCCGGGGGGAAAGATGAACTCGACCTACGCCATTCTTGGCGCTCTCAGAAGAGCGTCTGCCTTGACATTGCTGAGCACTGTGCTGGCCCTGCAGGGTCCGGCGGTAGCGCTCGCCGACGAATTCGATGACGAAGAGCGCAACCGCGTCGTCCGTCAGCTCTTGAGATCGGGCGAGATCAGAGGGTCTGTGGACTATTGCGGTTCCCCGCCCTTGTCGACGGGGATCGAGGTCTCCATCCCGGGCAAGTCGTTCCTGGCCCGGACCGGCCCCGATCAGAAATTCACCCTCAGCTACGTGCCGCGAGGCACCTATTCGCTGGAGTTCCGTCGATTCGGACGGGTTGTCCACAACGAAGACATGGTGAGGGTCCGCAAGGGCTCGATCACGAACCTGGACAATCTCCTGGGCGGGCCGATCAGCTTCTGTCCCGACCTCGACGGCGACGGCTTCTTCCCGCCCGAAGACTGCAACGATTTCAATCCCAGCAGCTTCCCGGGGGCTCCGGAGATCTGCGGCGACGGGCGGGACAACAACTGCGACGGCGCTACCGACGAGAGTTGTTCGGCCTGTACCGACGTGGACGGGGACGGCTTCTTCGCCCAAGTCGGCTGCGGCATCGTCGATTGCAACGACAACGATCCCGCCATCAATCCGGACGCGCTGGAGAGTTGCGGCGACGGCGTTGACAACGATTGCGACGCGCAGATCGATGAGCCCGACGCCTTCAATGCCCAGTCCTTCTTCTTCGACGGCGATGCAGACGGATTCGGCACGGAAAGCGACACGGTGCTGGCTTGCGTACCCCCCGCCTCCTACGTCGCCGACAGCGGCGACTGCAACGATTTCGATCCCGGCAGCTTCCCGGGAGCGACGGAGATCTGCGGCGACGGCGTCGACAACAACTGCGACGGGGTCGTCGACGAGAGCTGTTCGACCTGCACCGACGCGGATTCGGACAGCTTCTTCGCCGAAGCCGGTTGCGGCGGCACGGTGGACTGCGACGATTCCGACAGCACGGTCTTTCCCGGGGCCGCCGAAATCTGCGGCGACGGCGTTGACAACAACTGCGATGGCGCCACCGACCTCGCCTGCAGCTGCCCGCCGGGAACGATCGACTGCGGTGACGGGTTCTGCTTTAGCGGGAATTTCTGCCCCTAGAGCAGATCCGGGACTGATGGAATCGCCGCGAGAGCTCGCGGAGAGCTTCGGCTGCTGGTGTGACGGCAAGAGGGAGATGATTGGATGAGGCGTTTGGTCGCGAGCCTCTGTGGTCTCGCAGTGCTGCTCGGCATGGTCGCCGTCGCCTCGGCGCCGGTGCGGGCCGAGGGGCTGACGGAAGAGCAGGGGCGGGCGATCCTCAACGAACTCAGGCAGATCCGCCAAATCCTCCAGAAGATGGAACGGAGCGGTGCGGCCGTCGCCGGGCAGCCCAGGCGTCAGCCCACGCCGGCACAGGCGAGTGTTTCCAGCAGAGGCCGACCGTCGCTCGGGGACCCCGACGCGCCGATCACCCTGGTAAAGTTCACGGACTACCAGTGTCCCTATTGCAAGCGCTTCTACCGTAACACCTTCCCGGCGCTCAAGGAGGCCTATGTCGATACCGGGAAGCTGCGCTTCGTGGTCCGGGACCTGCCCCTGGCGTTCCACGCCAACGCACGCAAGGCCGCCCAGGCCGCCCACTGCGCCGGCGAT
Encoded here:
- a CDS encoding MopE-related protein, with the protein product MTLLSTVLALQGPAVALADEFDDEERNRVVRQLLRSGEIRGSVDYCGSPPLSTGIEVSIPGKSFLARTGPDQKFTLSYVPRGTYSLEFRRFGRVVHNEDMVRVRKGSITNLDNLLGGPISFCPDLDGDGFFPPEDCNDFNPSSFPGAPEICGDGRDNNCDGATDESCSACTDVDGDGFFAQVGCGIVDCNDNDPAINPDALESCGDGVDNDCDAQIDEPDAFNAQSFFFDGDADGFGTESDTVLACVPPASYVADSGDCNDFDPGSFPGATEICGDGVDNNCDGVVDESCSTCTDADSDSFFAEAGCGGTVDCDDSDSTVFPGAAEICGDGVDNNCDGATDLACSCPPGTIDCGDGFCFSGNFCP
- a CDS encoding thioredoxin domain-containing protein, whose amino-acid sequence is MRRLVASLCGLAVLLGMVAVASAPVRAEGLTEEQGRAILNELRQIRQILQKMERSGAAVAGQPRRQPTPAQASVSSRGRPSLGDPDAPITLVKFTDYQCPYCKRFYRNTFPALKEAYVDTGKLRFVVRDLPLAFHANARKAAQAAHCAGDQGRFWAMHDLLYENATNLQEAALPGYAEQLSLDVPDFLDCLDSDRHLAAIDSDAAEANKSGIRGTPGFVLGPSSDDVIEGPHIRGAQPLATFENHIRALLREIERAKSG